The following proteins are co-located in the Toxotes jaculatrix isolate fToxJac2 chromosome 9, fToxJac2.pri, whole genome shotgun sequence genome:
- the LOC121187588 gene encoding protein FAM222B-like — protein MLACLPASGDPTIRLLSRTQMNTGLQKWETTQKMRSASYPTPAELDAYAKKVANNPLTIQIFPNSVKVPQRKHIRRTVNGLDTSSSSQRHSPYPSQVSASRGLLAVLRAPAKGVIKESDGSRARQLHKAIMNPHSGPYATQSTLNLPQPAPHLQGPSQPVVQAAQKQGMVHPQALQQQQQGMTHPMTLQQPQTMPHPQALQQRNMAHPQALQRPQSLSQVQTSQQQRLAHPQGIQRQQGLPHTQALQQQQQQQQSQPCPSVVPQQHLSHLQTLKHQTAPPRALLTLTQQGVTQDLRHISDGAQLPSVQHTQGLVGSQPLPQAVGAGPPTMPNNLQQPTPGAYGPRKLPDADAPPNVTVSTSTIPLSMAASLHQNRPSDLSSIVHQINQLCQARAGMGSTSVCEGQIANPSPISRNLLINASSRVSSHHPALGSVPSCLMVGPPDKATAQTPSAALHSQPSLAATNSIPAFHTDPEKVQLQQQLQHHLHKQQQLQQQQQQQQQQQQRSWAQHQLAYMQQPPEGAHPCKNPRMEAPAECAFPSQNLNYPHKLPNAAQSFPLKHPAEKPQTSSPVNCPVGSMPYINSHYMQPPWGSIPATAGNNGSGPQDHAVAFQGGQAAASTDRIPGPKYRPGKEGPSGQSKLLPNVDFLGGDFQMPSFQEQSLDVMEKMHRSAMGQVQEPSNGGAVHTHHPGYL, from the exons ATGCTGGCCTGTCTGCCAGCATCAGGTGACCCTACCATCAGACTTCTCTCCCGCACGCAGATGAACACTGGACTTCAGAAAT GGGAAACTACACAGAAGATGAGATCTGCCAGCTACCCAACCCCAGCAGAGTTGGATGCCTATGCTAAGAAAGTTGCCAACAACCCTCTGACCATCCAGATCTTCCCCAACAGTGTCAAAGTACCTCAAAGGAAGCACATTCGACGCACAGTCAACGGGCTCGACACATCCTCGTCCAGCCAGCGCCACAGTCCCTACCCGTCTCAGGTCAGCGCCAGCAGGGGCCTGCTGGCTGTCCTCCGAGCGCCTGCCAAAGGCGTCATCAAAGAGTCAGACGGCAGCCGTGCCCGACAGCTTCATAAGGCCATCATGAACCCTCACAGCGGACCGTACGCCACTCAAAGCACTTTAAATCTCCCTCAGCCTGCGCCTCACCTACAGGGCCCGTCTCAGCCTGTGGTCCAAGCTGCCCAGAAGCAGGGCATGGTTCACCCACaggcactgcagcagcagcagcaaggcaTGACTCATCCAATGACTTTACAGCAGCCTCAAACTATGCCTCATCCACAGGCTTTACAACAAAGGAACATGGCTCACCCACAGGCTCTGCAGCGGCCGCAGAGCTTGTCCCAGGTTCAGacttcacagcagcaaagattGGCTCATCCACAAGGCATTCAGAGGCAGCAGGGTCTGCCTCACACCcaggctctgcagcagcagcagcagcagcagcagagccagccCTGTCCATCAGTTGTACCACAGCAGCATCTTTCTCATCTGCAGACACTAAAGCATCAGACGGCTCCTCCGCGAGCTTTACTTACACTTACACAACAAGGAGTGACTCAGGATTTGCGCCACATATCTGATGGAGCTCAGCTTCCGAGCGTGCAGCACACGCAGGGGCTAGTGGGCTCACAGCCCCTTCCCCAGGCAGTGGGTGCCGGACCCCCTACCATGCCTAATAACCTCCAGCAGCCCACACCGGGGGCATACGGGCCCCGGAAGCTCCCTGATGCAGATGCCCCACCAAATGTAACTGTATCTACCTCCACCATCCCGCTGTCCATGGCAGCCAGCCTGCATCAGAACCGGCCCAGTGACCTGAGCAGCATTGTGCACCAAATCAACCAGCTGTGCCAGGCACGGGCTGGCATGGGCAGCACCTCAGTCTGTGAGGGCCAGATCGCAAACCCCAGCCCCATCAGCCGTAACCTGCTGATCAACGCCAGCTCGAGGGTGTCCTCTCACCACCCAGCTCTGGGCTCTGTGCCCAGCTGCCTCATGGTGGGACCCCCAGACAAAGCTACAGCTCAGACTCCGAGTGCTGCTCTCCATTCACAGCCCTCTTTAGCTGCTACTAACAGTATACCTGCCTTTCACACAGACCCAGAGAAGGtgcaactgcagcagcagcttcagcaccaTTTAcataagcagcagcagttacagcagcagcagcaacagcagcaacagcagcagcagcgctccTGGGCCCAGCATCAGCTGGCTTACATGCAGCAGCCCCCTGAGGGGGCCCATCCCTGCAAGAACCCAAGGATGGAGGCTCCAGCTGAGTGTGCTTTCCCCTCTCAAAACCTCAACTATCCCCACAAGCTACCAAACGCTGCACAGTCCTTTCCTTTAAAACACCCTGCAGAAAAACCACAAACTTCATCCCCTGTTAACTGCCCCGTAGGCTCTATGCCTTACATTAATAGTCACTACATGCAGCCACCATGGGGCAGCATTCCAGCCACAGCAGGTAACAATGGATCCGGCCCTCAGGACCACGCCGTGGCTTTCCAGGGAGGGCAGGCCGCTGCTTCCACAGACCGCATCCCAGGGCCAAAGTACAGGCCAGGGAAAGAGGGTCCTAGTGGTCAGTCAAAACTGCTGCCGAATGTGGATTTCTTAGGGGGGGACTTCCAGATGCCCAGCTTTCAGGAGCAGAGCTTGGATGTGATGGAGAAGATGCACAGATCAGCCATGGGCCAAGTTCAGGAGCCCAGCAATGGCGGAGCTGTCCACACTCATCACCCAGGCTACCTTTAA